A region from the Lycium barbarum isolate Lr01 chromosome 8, ASM1917538v2, whole genome shotgun sequence genome encodes:
- the LOC132608105 gene encoding probable aquaporin PIP2-8 has translation NSEFASDLNVLVFMLDTIMISTFENDTKMPNLIMSILIAIVITILLLAVVPVPGGHINPVISFSAVLVGIISVSRAIIYMVAQCLGAILGALALKAVVSSTIAQTFSLGGCTITVIAPGPTGPVTVGLEMAQALWLEIFCTFVFLFASIWMAYDHRQAKALGHVTVLSIVGLVLGLLVFISTKVTAKKGYVRAGMNLARCFGATLVRGGHLWDGHWIFWVGPTIACLAFYVYTKIIPPKHLHAEYGYKHDLLGVVKALIGSDV, from the coding sequence AATTCTGAATTCGCCTCTGATCTTAACGTTCTTGTTTTCATGTTGGATACTATAATGATCTCCACCTTTGAAAATGACACGAAAATGCCAAATTTGATCATGTCAATTCTCATAGCAATTGTGATCACTATTCTACTCCTCGCGGTTGTTCCGGTGCCTGGAGGCCACATCAACCCCGTCATCTCCTTCTCCGCCGTGCTAGTAGGAATTATATCCGTGTCAAGAGCCATCATTTACATGGTGGCACAATGTCTTGGTGCAATTCTAGGTGCACTAGCTCTAAAAGCAGTGGTTAGCTCCACTATTGCTCAAACTTTCTCACTTGGTGGTTGCACCATCACAGTAATTGCACCGGGCCCAACTGGGCCCGTTACAGTGGGCCTAGAGATGGCCCAAGCCTTGTGGTTAGAGATCTTTTGCACATTCGTTTTTCTCTTTGCTTCAATTTGGATGGCTTATGATCATAGACAAGCTAAGGCTCTTGGTCATGTCACTGTCTTGTCCATTGTTGGTCTAGTGTTAGGTCTTCTCGTGTTTATCTCGACCAAGGTCACCGCGAAAAAGGGCTATGTCAGGGCGGGGATGAATCTGGCGAGGTGTTTTGGGGCAACTCTTGTTAGAGGAGGTCACCTTTGGGATGGACATTGGATCTTTTGGGTTGGGCCTACTATTGCTTGTCTAGCCTTCTATGTCTACACAAAGATCATTCCACCAAAGCATTTACATGCAGAATATGGATACAAGCATGATCTTCTTGGAGTTGTCAAGGCTTTGATTGGGTCGGATGTATAA
- the LOC132606619 gene encoding peptidyl-prolyl cis-trans isomerase: MANPKVFFDLTIGGQPAGRVVMELFADTTPKTAENFRALCTGEKGVGKSGKPLHYKGSTFHRVIPGFMCQGGDFTAGNGTGGESIYGAKFADENFIKKHTGPGILSMANAGPGTNGSQFFICTAKTEWLDGKHVVFGQVVEGLDVIKQAEAVGSSSGRCSKPVVIADCGQL, from the exons ATGGCAAATCCTAAGGTTTTCTTTGATCTTACCATCGGAGGTCAACCGGCCGGCCGTGTGGTAATGGAATTATTCGCCGATACAACTCCTAAAACGGCAGAAAATTTCCGAGCACTCTGTACCGGAGAGAAAGGTGTCGGAAAGTCCGGCAAGCCTTTACACTATAAAG GATCAACTTTCCACCGTGTGATCCCAGGATTCATGTGTCAAGGAGGTGATTTCACAGCCGGTAATGGTACCGGCGGTGAATCAATCTACGGCGCTAAATTCGCCGATGAGAATTTCATCAAAAAGCATACCGGACCTGGAATTCTCTCCATGGCTAATGCTGGACCTGGAACCAACGGATCGCAGTTCTTCATCTGTACGGCGAAAACTGAGTGGCTCGATGGAAAACACGTGGTGTTTGGCCAAGTTGTTGAAGGACTGGATGTGATTAAGCAAGCTGAAGCCGTTGGATCGAGCTCTGGTAGGTGCTCGAAGCCAGTTGTGATCGCTGACTGTGGTCAACTCTAA